From Pectinophora gossypiella chromosome 16, ilPecGoss1.1, whole genome shotgun sequence, one genomic window encodes:
- the LOC126373952 gene encoding uncharacterized protein LOC126373952 isoform X2, translated as MLRPVFDASAKDCKGLSLNDCIDKGINLIELIPKLLILFRRGAYGAIADIAKAFLQISVSKNDRKYLKFLWWKDFEMQQEVVTYQHNRVMFGVNCSPFLLAATINFHLDNCGNKYRETVQKLKESFYVDNCTASFDTITQRDNFISQSREIMAMAKFDLRGWVTAPERMEGAVKDTHVLGLTWNTEEDTLCCNINSNENYKGKITKRYLLSVTQQIFDPLGIVCPATVVPKRLLQKVWKRKFDWDEEICPELAREFKIWQSTIHLLKKCKIPRRLTAAPIKKCNNSIHTFSDASEDAYAACVYLRTEQEGKVHVQLIIAKSRIAPANKKMSLPRLELMGAVIASRLYREVIDSGLMTPETNYNSYFWTDSTVVLAWVKQQRQWKPFVSNRVKEISRNSDIDSWNHISGDCNPADLPSRGCNANALLEKRWWEGPTWLRNRQDCWPISSSIQAKPNEEIVRKEEKSQSHVNMSVTEPLFSKRLLYFSKYNKIIRLVAWLLRWNPKVRRQFAVASDLSNDECVYAEKTLFKLLQKEDFAGGHLPNNFKTRQGSDGVLRVKTRLELSHEHKDFVNPILLSGKNEIVRRFVRQRHEILQHAGTQTLMSSIRNEFWVLGIRRLAKRVVSECVICKKYKCKHYEVPEAPLPTDRVESVTAFQTTGIDFAGPLVLRNQTKCWIALFTCATYRAVHLELVESLSTNSFIMALRRFIARRGRIQVIYTDNGTNFQGTANLLNNVDWKEVEVTTAVLPQPIKWKFIPPASPWWGGWWERLVRVMKEMLRRILGKASLSWIELTTLLCECESVMNNRPLTYIATDDDTPRPLTPALFLQGLSTAETPDLDVIDAHNMNIRLRYLQTLRTEFRQRFRNEYISLLISKNKGNDGITRVAKVQTAMGEKIRSCQRLYPLELSAVTDEWHTPTVPKQGEPDSADLRAGSSCVLDPTANSHIDETPAITVGDESHPSSTTTRHGRVVKLPRRFLD; from the exons ATGTTACGACCCGTGTTCGATGCGTCGGCTAAAGACTGTAAAGGTTTGTCTCTGAATGACTGCATAGATAAAGGCATTAACCTTATTGAACTCATACCTaagctgttaattttatttagaagAGGAGCTTATGGAGCGATTGCAGACATAGCTAAGGCTTTCTTACAAATCTCAGTCTCGAAGAATGACAGAAAGTATTTAAAATTCTTGTGGTGGAAGGATTTTGAAATGCAGCAAGAAGTAGTTACTTATCAACATAATAGAGTTATGTTTGGGGTGAACTGTAGTCCCTTTCTTTTGGCTGCCACAATTAATTTCCATTTAGATAACTGTGGTAACAAGTATAGAGAAACAGTTCAAAAGTTAAAAGAGTCCTTTTATGTGGACAACTGTACAGCCAGTTTTGATACAATAACACAACGTGATAACTTCATTTCACAGTCGAGAGAGATAATGGCGATGGCGAAATTCGACCTACGTGGCTGGGTTACTGCTCCTGAAAGAATGGAAGGAGCTGTGAAAGACACCCACGTGCTGGGATTGACGTGGAATACCGAAGAGGACACTTTATGCTGTAACATCAATTCTAATGAAAACTATAAAGGAAAAATCACAAAGAGATATTTACTGTCCGTGACACAGCAAATTTTCGACCCTCTAGGAATCGTCTGCCCGGCGACAGTTGTACCTAAGCGCCTACTCCAAAAAGTATGGAAAAGAAAATTCGACTGGGATGAAGAAATATGTCCAGAGCTAGCACGTGAATTCAAGATATGGCAAAGTACAATACATCTACTAAAGAAATGCAAAATACCTAGACGGTTAACAGCAGCACCAATTAAGAAGTGTAATAATAGCATCCACACTTTTTCAGATGCAAGTGAAGACGCATATGCGGCCTGTGTATACCTGCGGACTGAACAGGAAGGCAAGGTGCATGTACAACTCATAATAGCTAAAAGCAGAATCGCCCCAGCGAATAAGAAGATGTCTTTGCCACGGTTGGAGTTGATGGGGGCTGTGATAGCCTCGCGACTGTACAGAGAGGTCATTGACAGTGGACTCATGACACCAGAAACAaattataattcttatttttggACAGATTCGACCGTAGTGCTTGCATGGGTAAAACAACAGCGTCAATGGAAACCATTTGTAAGCAATAGAGTAAAAGAGATATCAAGAAACTCAGATATAGACTCATGGAATCATATATCGGGGGATTGTAATCCTGCGGACCTGCCTTCTCGCGGTTGCAATGCAAATGCGCTGCTCGAGAAGCGTTGGTGGGAAGGACCGACGTGGTTGCGTAACAGGCAGGATTGCTGGCCCATATCAAGTTCAATACAGGCAAAACCAAATGAAGAAATtgtaagaaaagaagaaaaatcacAGTCTCACGTAAACATGTCTGTTACTGAACCTCTGTTTAGTAAGAGGTTGttgtatttttcaaaatacaacaaaataatcAGATTGGTAGCATGGTTACTTCGTTGGAATCCTAAGGTAAGGAGACAATTTGCCGTAGCTAGCGACTTGTCTAACGACGAGTGTGTGTATGcggaaaaaacattatttaaattgttacaGAAGGAGGATTTCGCCGGGGGACATTTACCAAACAACTTCAAGACACGACAAGGCAGCGACGGTGTACTTAGAGTCAAGACAAGACTGGAACTAAGTCACGAACACAAAGATTTCGTAAACCCGATACTGTTATCTGGAAAAAACGAAATCGTGAGACGGTTCGTACGACAGCGACACGAGATTCTACAACACGCAGGGACACAGACTTTAATGTCTAGCATCAGAAATGAATTCTGGGTTTTAGGCATAAGACGTCTCGCAAAAAGAGTTGTTTCAGAATGTGTCATCTGCAAGAAGTACAAATGTAAACATTACGAAGTTCCAGAGGCACCCCTGCCCACAGACAGAGTGGAAAGTGTGACGGCCTTCCAGACTACAGGCATAGATTTTGCGGGACCGTTGGTTCTACGAAATCAGACGAAATGTTGGATCGCTCTATTCACGTGTGCGACATATAGAGCAGTACACCTCGAACTAGTGGAGTCATTGTCAACAAACAGCTTCATAATGGCACTACGAAGATTCATTGCTCGAAGAGGACGAATACAAGTCATATACACGGACAATGGAACAAATTTTCAAGGTACTGCTAACTTGTTAAATAATGTGGATTGGAAGGAAGTCGAAGTTACCACAGCCGTACTACCACAGCCGATAAAATGGAAGTTCATCCCGCCCGCTTCTCCTTGGTGGGGAGGATGGTGGGAACGTCTGGTGCGCGTCATGAAGGAAATGCTACGTCGGATATTGGGAAAAGCGTCATTATCATGGATAGAGCTGACCACCCTGCTATGTGAATGTGAGTCGGTTATGAATAACCGTCCCTTGACGTATATAGCTACAGACGACGACACGCCACGCCCCTTGACACCCGCTTTATTTTTACAGGGACTATCCACGGCAGAGACACCTGATTTAGACGTAATCGATGCTCACAATATGAACATCAGATTGCGCTACCTGCAGACCCTGCGGACGGAGTTTCGACAGAGATTTAGAAATGAATATATTTCGTTACTTATTAGCAAGAACAAAG GTAACGACGGCATAACAAGAGTCGCGAAAGTACAGACTGCGATGGGAGAGAAGATAAGAAGTTGTCAACGCCTCTACCCATTAGAATTGTCGGCAGTCACTGACGAGTGGCATACACCTACTGTCCCTAAGCAAGGTGAGCCCGACAGTGCTGACTTGCGGGCTGGATCTAGCTGTGTTCTAGACCCAACTGCAAACTCTCACATTGACGAGACACCCGCGATAACAGTGGGTGATGAGTCACACCCCTCGTCTACCACTACAAGACACGGTAGAGTCGTTAAGCTCCCACGCAGATTTTTGGACTGA
- the LOC126373952 gene encoding uncharacterized protein LOC126373952 isoform X6, producing MKVRALLDSGSQRSYVKSSVAKELKLEKGLSTAETPDLDVIDAHNMNIRLRYLQTLRTEFRQRFRNEYISLLISKNKGKSKFPSVGDVVLIQTDAGRLYWPLGIIKELVTGNDGITRVAKVQTAMGEKIRSCQRLYPLELSAVTDEWHTPTVPKQGEPDSADLRAGSSCVLDPTANSHIDETPAITVGDESHPSSTTTRHGRVVKLPRRFLD from the exons ATGAAAGTTAGAGCGTTGTTGGACAGCGGTTCGCAAAGGTCGTACGTCAAGAGTTCGGTAGCAAAAGAATTGAAGCTAGAGAAG GGACTATCCACGGCAGAGACACCTGATTTAGACGTAATCGATGCTCACAATATGAACATCAGATTGCGCTACCTGCAGACCCTGCGGACGGAGTTTCGACAGAGATTTAGAAATGAATATATTTCGTTACTTATTAGCAAGAACAAAGGTAAGTCGAAATTCCCGTCGGTAGGCGACGTTGTCTTGATACAGACTGATGCAGGTCGTCTCTATTGGCCTCTTGGCATAATAAAAGAATTGGTTACAGGTAACGACGGCATAACAAGAGTCGCGAAAGTACAGACTGCGATGGGAGAGAAGATAAGAAGTTGTCAACGCCTCTACCCATTAGAATTGTCGGCAGTCACTGACGAGTGGCATACACCTACTGTCCCTAAGCAAGGTGAGCCCGACAGTGCTGACTTGCGGGCTGGATCTAGCTGTGTTCTAGACCCAACTGCAAACTCTCACATTGACGAGACACCCGCGATAACAGTGGGTGATGAGTCACACCCCTCGTCTACCACTACAAGACACGGTAGAGTCGTTAAGCTCCCACGCAGATTTTTGGACTGA
- the LOC126373952 gene encoding uncharacterized protein LOC126373952 isoform X1, which translates to MLRPVFDASAKDCKGLSLNDCIDKGINLIELIPKLLILFRRGAYGAIADIAKAFLQISVSKNDRKYLKFLWWKDFEMQQEVVTYQHNRVMFGVNCSPFLLAATINFHLDNCGNKYRETVQKLKESFYVDNCTASFDTITQRDNFISQSREIMAMAKFDLRGWVTAPERMEGAVKDTHVLGLTWNTEEDTLCCNINSNENYKGKITKRYLLSVTQQIFDPLGIVCPATVVPKRLLQKVWKRKFDWDEEICPELAREFKIWQSTIHLLKKCKIPRRLTAAPIKKCNNSIHTFSDASEDAYAACVYLRTEQEGKVHVQLIIAKSRIAPANKKMSLPRLELMGAVIASRLYREVIDSGLMTPETNYNSYFWTDSTVVLAWVKQQRQWKPFVSNRVKEISRNSDIDSWNHISGDCNPADLPSRGCNANALLEKRWWEGPTWLRNRQDCWPISSSIQAKPNEEIVRKEEKSQSHVNMSVTEPLFSKRLLYFSKYNKIIRLVAWLLRWNPKKEDFAGGHLPNNFKTRQGSDGVLRVKTRLELSHEHKDFVNPILLSGKNEIVRRFVRQRHEILQHAGTQTLMSSIRNEFWVLGIRRLAKRVVSECVICKKYKCKHYEVPEAPLPTDRVESVTAFQTTGIDFAGPLVLRNQTKCWIALFTCATYRAVHLELVESLSTNSFIMALRRFIARRGRIQVIYTDNGTNFQGTANLLNNVDWKEVEVTTAVLPQPIKWKFIPPASPWWGGWWERLVRVMKEMLRRILGKASLSWIELTTLLCECESVMNNRPLTYIATDDDTPRPLTPALFLQGLSTAETPDLDVIDAHNMNIRLRYLQTLRTEFRQRFRNEYISLLISKNKGKSKFPSVGDVVLIQTDAGRLYWPLGIIKELVTGNDGITRVAKVQTAMGEKIRSCQRLYPLELSAVTDEWHTPTVPKQGEPDSADLRAGSSCVLDPTANSHIDETPAITVGDESHPSSTTTRHGRVVKLPRRFLD; encoded by the exons ATGTTACGACCCGTGTTCGATGCGTCGGCTAAAGACTGTAAAGGTTTGTCTCTGAATGACTGCATAGATAAAGGCATTAACCTTATTGAACTCATACCTaagctgttaattttatttagaagAGGAGCTTATGGAGCGATTGCAGACATAGCTAAGGCTTTCTTACAAATCTCAGTCTCGAAGAATGACAGAAAGTATTTAAAATTCTTGTGGTGGAAGGATTTTGAAATGCAGCAAGAAGTAGTTACTTATCAACATAATAGAGTTATGTTTGGGGTGAACTGTAGTCCCTTTCTTTTGGCTGCCACAATTAATTTCCATTTAGATAACTGTGGTAACAAGTATAGAGAAACAGTTCAAAAGTTAAAAGAGTCCTTTTATGTGGACAACTGTACAGCCAGTTTTGATACAATAACACAACGTGATAACTTCATTTCACAGTCGAGAGAGATAATGGCGATGGCGAAATTCGACCTACGTGGCTGGGTTACTGCTCCTGAAAGAATGGAAGGAGCTGTGAAAGACACCCACGTGCTGGGATTGACGTGGAATACCGAAGAGGACACTTTATGCTGTAACATCAATTCTAATGAAAACTATAAAGGAAAAATCACAAAGAGATATTTACTGTCCGTGACACAGCAAATTTTCGACCCTCTAGGAATCGTCTGCCCGGCGACAGTTGTACCTAAGCGCCTACTCCAAAAAGTATGGAAAAGAAAATTCGACTGGGATGAAGAAATATGTCCAGAGCTAGCACGTGAATTCAAGATATGGCAAAGTACAATACATCTACTAAAGAAATGCAAAATACCTAGACGGTTAACAGCAGCACCAATTAAGAAGTGTAATAATAGCATCCACACTTTTTCAGATGCAAGTGAAGACGCATATGCGGCCTGTGTATACCTGCGGACTGAACAGGAAGGCAAGGTGCATGTACAACTCATAATAGCTAAAAGCAGAATCGCCCCAGCGAATAAGAAGATGTCTTTGCCACGGTTGGAGTTGATGGGGGCTGTGATAGCCTCGCGACTGTACAGAGAGGTCATTGACAGTGGACTCATGACACCAGAAACAaattataattcttatttttggACAGATTCGACCGTAGTGCTTGCATGGGTAAAACAACAGCGTCAATGGAAACCATTTGTAAGCAATAGAGTAAAAGAGATATCAAGAAACTCAGATATAGACTCATGGAATCATATATCGGGGGATTGTAATCCTGCGGACCTGCCTTCTCGCGGTTGCAATGCAAATGCGCTGCTCGAGAAGCGTTGGTGGGAAGGACCGACGTGGTTGCGTAACAGGCAGGATTGCTGGCCCATATCAAGTTCAATACAGGCAAAACCAAATGAAGAAATtgtaagaaaagaagaaaaatcacAGTCTCACGTAAACATGTCTGTTACTGAACCTCTGTTTAGTAAGAGGTTGttgtatttttcaaaatacaacaaaataatcAGATTGGTAGCATGGTTACTTCGTTGGAATCCTAAG AAGGAGGATTTCGCCGGGGGACATTTACCAAACAACTTCAAGACACGACAAGGCAGCGACGGTGTACTTAGAGTCAAGACAAGACTGGAACTAAGTCACGAACACAAAGATTTCGTAAACCCGATACTGTTATCTGGAAAAAACGAAATCGTGAGACGGTTCGTACGACAGCGACACGAGATTCTACAACACGCAGGGACACAGACTTTAATGTCTAGCATCAGAAATGAATTCTGGGTTTTAGGCATAAGACGTCTCGCAAAAAGAGTTGTTTCAGAATGTGTCATCTGCAAGAAGTACAAATGTAAACATTACGAAGTTCCAGAGGCACCCCTGCCCACAGACAGAGTGGAAAGTGTGACGGCCTTCCAGACTACAGGCATAGATTTTGCGGGACCGTTGGTTCTACGAAATCAGACGAAATGTTGGATCGCTCTATTCACGTGTGCGACATATAGAGCAGTACACCTCGAACTAGTGGAGTCATTGTCAACAAACAGCTTCATAATGGCACTACGAAGATTCATTGCTCGAAGAGGACGAATACAAGTCATATACACGGACAATGGAACAAATTTTCAAGGTACTGCTAACTTGTTAAATAATGTGGATTGGAAGGAAGTCGAAGTTACCACAGCCGTACTACCACAGCCGATAAAATGGAAGTTCATCCCGCCCGCTTCTCCTTGGTGGGGAGGATGGTGGGAACGTCTGGTGCGCGTCATGAAGGAAATGCTACGTCGGATATTGGGAAAAGCGTCATTATCATGGATAGAGCTGACCACCCTGCTATGTGAATGTGAGTCGGTTATGAATAACCGTCCCTTGACGTATATAGCTACAGACGACGACACGCCACGCCCCTTGACACCCGCTTTATTTTTACAGGGACTATCCACGGCAGAGACACCTGATTTAGACGTAATCGATGCTCACAATATGAACATCAGATTGCGCTACCTGCAGACCCTGCGGACGGAGTTTCGACAGAGATTTAGAAATGAATATATTTCGTTACTTATTAGCAAGAACAAAGGTAAGTCGAAATTCCCGTCGGTAGGCGACGTTGTCTTGATACAGACTGATGCAGGTCGTCTCTATTGGCCTCTTGGCATAATAAAAGAATTGGTTACAGGTAACGACGGCATAACAAGAGTCGCGAAAGTACAGACTGCGATGGGAGAGAAGATAAGAAGTTGTCAACGCCTCTACCCATTAGAATTGTCGGCAGTCACTGACGAGTGGCATACACCTACTGTCCCTAAGCAAGGTGAGCCCGACAGTGCTGACTTGCGGGCTGGATCTAGCTGTGTTCTAGACCCAACTGCAAACTCTCACATTGACGAGACACCCGCGATAACAGTGGGTGATGAGTCACACCCCTCGTCTACCACTACAAGACACGGTAGAGTCGTTAAGCTCCCACGCAGATTTTTGGACTGA
- the LOC126373952 gene encoding uncharacterized protein LOC126373952 isoform X4, whose amino-acid sequence MARANYTFTDMTTSQQNTNQELIPTAACIVSNVSKERHTQGKDTILCCLCGKNNHVIFQCTKANSMTLEEKMNSIKKSGFCFICLKKGHLANKCKTFTKCLSCHKRHNVILCPNVHKTESTLFTKHNETFLQTLIVTVSYNGRNMKVRALLDSGSQRSYVKSSVAKELKLEKGLSTAETPDLDVIDAHNMNIRLRYLQTLRTEFRQRFRNEYISLLISKNKGKSKFPSVGDVVLIQTDAGRLYWPLGIIKELVTGNDGITRVAKVQTAMGEKIRSCQRLYPLELSAVTDEWHTPTVPKQGEPDSADLRAGSSCVLDPTANSHIDETPAITVGDESHPSSTTTRHGRVVKLPRRFLD is encoded by the exons ATGGCAAGGGCTAATTACACTTTTACAGATATGACAACATCTCAACAGAACACGAACCAAGAATTAATTCCAACGGCGGCGTGCATTGTCTCCAATGTAAGCAAAGAAAGGCATACACAAGGTAAAGATACTATATTGTGTTGCTTATGTGGCAAAAATAATCATGTTATCTTTCAGTGTACAAAGGCAAACAGCATGACGTTGGAGGAGAAAATGAACAGCATCAAAAAATCTGGTTTTTGTTTTATCTGTCTCAAGAAGGGTCATTTAGCAAATAAATgcaaaacatttacaaaatgtttgtCTTGCCATAAGAGACATAATGTAATCCTGTGTCCCAACGTACATAAAACAGAAAGTACCCTGTTTACTAAACATAATGAAACTTTTTTACAGACATTGATAGTAACAGTCAGCTATAACGGGAGAAACATGAAAGTTAGAGCGTTGTTGGACAGCGGTTCGCAAAGGTCGTACGTCAAGAGTTCGGTAGCAAAAGAATTGAAGCTAGAGAAG GGACTATCCACGGCAGAGACACCTGATTTAGACGTAATCGATGCTCACAATATGAACATCAGATTGCGCTACCTGCAGACCCTGCGGACGGAGTTTCGACAGAGATTTAGAAATGAATATATTTCGTTACTTATTAGCAAGAACAAAGGTAAGTCGAAATTCCCGTCGGTAGGCGACGTTGTCTTGATACAGACTGATGCAGGTCGTCTCTATTGGCCTCTTGGCATAATAAAAGAATTGGTTACAGGTAACGACGGCATAACAAGAGTCGCGAAAGTACAGACTGCGATGGGAGAGAAGATAAGAAGTTGTCAACGCCTCTACCCATTAGAATTGTCGGCAGTCACTGACGAGTGGCATACACCTACTGTCCCTAAGCAAGGTGAGCCCGACAGTGCTGACTTGCGGGCTGGATCTAGCTGTGTTCTAGACCCAACTGCAAACTCTCACATTGACGAGACACCCGCGATAACAGTGGGTGATGAGTCACACCCCTCGTCTACCACTACAAGACACGGTAGAGTCGTTAAGCTCCCACGCAGATTTTTGGACTGA
- the LOC126373952 gene encoding uncharacterized protein LOC126373952 isoform X5, with the protein MTTSQQNTNQELIPTAACIVSNVSKERHTQGKDTILCCLCGKNNHVIFQCTKANSMTLEEKMNSIKKSGFCFICLKKGHLANKCKTFTKCLSCHKRHNVILCPNVHKTESTLFTKHNETFLQTLIVTVSYNGRNMKVRALLDSGSQRSYVKSSVAKELKLEKGLSTAETPDLDVIDAHNMNIRLRYLQTLRTEFRQRFRNEYISLLISKNKGKSKFPSVGDVVLIQTDAGRLYWPLGIIKELVTGNDGITRVAKVQTAMGEKIRSCQRLYPLELSAVTDEWHTPTVPKQGEPDSADLRAGSSCVLDPTANSHIDETPAITVGDESHPSSTTTRHGRVVKLPRRFLD; encoded by the exons ATGACAACATCTCAACAGAACACGAACCAAGAATTAATTCCAACGGCGGCGTGCATTGTCTCCAATGTAAGCAAAGAAAGGCATACACAAGGTAAAGATACTATATTGTGTTGCTTATGTGGCAAAAATAATCATGTTATCTTTCAGTGTACAAAGGCAAACAGCATGACGTTGGAGGAGAAAATGAACAGCATCAAAAAATCTGGTTTTTGTTTTATCTGTCTCAAGAAGGGTCATTTAGCAAATAAATgcaaaacatttacaaaatgtttgtCTTGCCATAAGAGACATAATGTAATCCTGTGTCCCAACGTACATAAAACAGAAAGTACCCTGTTTACTAAACATAATGAAACTTTTTTACAGACATTGATAGTAACAGTCAGCTATAACGGGAGAAACATGAAAGTTAGAGCGTTGTTGGACAGCGGTTCGCAAAGGTCGTACGTCAAGAGTTCGGTAGCAAAAGAATTGAAGCTAGAGAAG GGACTATCCACGGCAGAGACACCTGATTTAGACGTAATCGATGCTCACAATATGAACATCAGATTGCGCTACCTGCAGACCCTGCGGACGGAGTTTCGACAGAGATTTAGAAATGAATATATTTCGTTACTTATTAGCAAGAACAAAGGTAAGTCGAAATTCCCGTCGGTAGGCGACGTTGTCTTGATACAGACTGATGCAGGTCGTCTCTATTGGCCTCTTGGCATAATAAAAGAATTGGTTACAGGTAACGACGGCATAACAAGAGTCGCGAAAGTACAGACTGCGATGGGAGAGAAGATAAGAAGTTGTCAACGCCTCTACCCATTAGAATTGTCGGCAGTCACTGACGAGTGGCATACACCTACTGTCCCTAAGCAAGGTGAGCCCGACAGTGCTGACTTGCGGGCTGGATCTAGCTGTGTTCTAGACCCAACTGCAAACTCTCACATTGACGAGACACCCGCGATAACAGTGGGTGATGAGTCACACCCCTCGTCTACCACTACAAGACACGGTAGAGTCGTTAAGCTCCCACGCAGATTTTTGGACTGA